A genomic region of Deltaproteobacteria bacterium contains the following coding sequences:
- a CDS encoding amidohydrolase/deacetylase family metallohydrolase — translation MADIYDLLLVGGTVLNPATNVNQKLDVAVKDKRVVAMQADIPRVSVGRVIDATGCYVTPGLIDFHVHSYWGVNPYGCDLDEVCLATGVTTTLDAGSAGPINLLGFRKLVYERSKTRMIGLVALAQHGVLNEPGELLNLGFADRDGSAQAVIDNRDISVGIKVRLHKKSIGDNSREALRLAIKAGEASGTPIMVHVGSTAIGMDEIADTLRPGDIITHCYTPQRPSIIDEKGKLLPLVRKAKERGVIFDVGHASGHFDFDLVERAMGEGIIPDIISSDLHGKMKQPGFGIVHDLPTTLTKFLPMGLSFEKIIRSCTVDAAKAIGWQDRIGSLEVGREADIAVLQIVDDSIMLQDSVGAEREHKKRIAAKWTVRAGEVFQGQG, via the coding sequence ATGGCTGACATATACGATCTATTGTTGGTCGGCGGCACGGTGCTGAACCCAGCCACCAACGTGAACCAGAAACTCGACGTGGCGGTGAAAGACAAGCGGGTGGTCGCTATGCAAGCCGACATTCCGCGCGTGAGTGTCGGTCGTGTCATCGACGCCACCGGTTGCTACGTGACTCCGGGGCTGATCGATTTTCACGTGCACAGTTACTGGGGCGTCAATCCCTACGGCTGCGATCTTGACGAAGTGTGTCTTGCCACCGGTGTGACGACAACGTTGGATGCCGGCTCGGCTGGTCCAATAAATCTGCTCGGCTTTCGCAAACTGGTCTACGAGCGGTCGAAGACGCGCATGATCGGCTTGGTCGCGCTGGCGCAGCACGGCGTGCTGAACGAACCGGGCGAATTGTTGAATTTAGGCTTTGCCGACCGCGACGGCTCGGCGCAGGCGGTCATCGACAACCGCGATATCAGCGTCGGCATCAAAGTGCGCTTACATAAGAAGTCCATCGGCGACAACAGCCGCGAAGCGCTGCGCCTGGCGATCAAAGCGGGTGAAGCGTCAGGCACGCCGATCATGGTGCACGTCGGCAGCACGGCGATCGGCATGGACGAGATTGCCGACACGCTGCGCCCGGGCGATATCATCACGCACTGTTACACGCCGCAGCGGCCATCGATCATCGACGAAAAGGGCAAGCTGTTGCCGCTGGTGCGTAAGGCCAAAGAGCGCGGTGTCATCTTCGACGTCGGCCACGCCAGCGGCCACTTCGATTTCGATCTGGTCGAGCGGGCCATGGGCGAGGGAATCATTCCCGACATCATAAGCTCGGATTTGCACGGCAAGATGAAACAGCCGGGCTTCGGTATTGTGCACGACTTGCCGACGACGCTGACGAAGTTTTTGCCGATGGGTTTGAGTTTCGAGAAAATTATTCGGAGCTGCACGGTTGACGCGGCGAAGGCGATCGGCTGGCAGGATCGGATTGGCAGCCTGGAAGTCGGCCGCGAAGCGGATATCGCCGTGCTGCAGATCGTCGATGACTCGATCATGCTGCAAGACTCCGTCGGCGCAGAGCGCGAGCATAAGAAACGGATTGCGGCGAAGTGGACGGTTCGCGCGGGCGAAGTGTTTCAGGGACAGGGCTAG
- a CDS encoding amidase has translation MHRRQTKLCGLALASAICLSDVAQAQPTNAKGSFQIVEATIADIHKAIKARRLTATQLVNMYLARIKAYNGTCVNEPQGILGPVAPIANAGAINALMTLNLRPAARKKWGFDERKARSLTDATDNDSNLPDALEVAAALDEKFAKTGKLVGPLHGVVFSIKDMLDTYDMRTTSGADADYANDRPPRDATLVKRLRDAGAIILAKANLGEYASGSRSAFGGTMCNPYATDRDVGGSSGGSASSVAANLVTCTISEEGGPSIRMPSRLNNGVGLSQSQGLVSREGMIGGGPLNDRNGAACRTVEDVAKVLDVIAGYDPADDLTVYSIGRMPKTGYASFAKETSLKGIRIGVLREYMDKRLFTQADHESIDIVERAIGDLRKLGATIVDPGAEGELFQKCIDQHAPRNLHALFIRANQTLFPAETDHIAVLRDMYIEPKSAPSKPTIRDFKTSAQNRGEAKYYFNRYLKKRGDANIKDLTDLINKSRYYIDTFGRDTRFRDVKSVLQEANKPTTLDVRDRDANRAAIQQTVMQCMASLNLDAVTYPTGNVPAALIKAPVEPDVNGRSHQAWTMLGTMGFPAITVPAGFTTHVFDRVRDASTPGDTRLVGPVPAKLPVGIDFLAMPFSEPLLFRVASAYERATRHRMSPPEFGPLEARNGRLVKSSQ, from the coding sequence ATGCACCGAAGACAGACGAAACTCTGCGGCTTAGCATTAGCATCTGCGATCTGCCTGAGCGATGTCGCACAGGCCCAGCCAACTAACGCAAAAGGAAGTTTTCAGATCGTCGAGGCAACGATTGCTGATATTCACAAGGCAATCAAAGCCAGACGGCTCACAGCAACGCAGTTGGTCAACATGTATCTGGCCCGCATCAAAGCCTACAACGGCACCTGCGTCAACGAGCCCCAAGGTATTCTCGGACCGGTGGCGCCGATAGCGAATGCCGGAGCGATCAATGCGCTGATGACGTTGAATCTGCGCCCGGCGGCGCGCAAAAAATGGGGCTTCGACGAGCGCAAGGCGCGCAGCCTGACCGATGCGACCGACAACGATTCGAACCTGCCCGATGCGCTGGAGGTCGCCGCTGCGCTCGATGAAAAGTTCGCCAAGACCGGAAAATTGGTTGGGCCGCTGCACGGCGTCGTGTTCAGCATCAAAGACATGTTGGATACCTACGACATGCGCACCACCAGCGGCGCCGACGCCGACTATGCCAACGACCGCCCGCCGCGGGACGCGACGCTGGTCAAACGGCTGCGCGACGCGGGCGCGATCATCTTGGCCAAAGCCAATCTCGGCGAATACGCCTCCGGCAGCCGCAGCGCTTTCGGCGGCACCATGTGCAACCCCTACGCCACTGACCGCGACGTCGGCGGCTCCAGCGGCGGTTCGGCGTCTTCGGTAGCCGCAAACCTAGTCACCTGCACCATCTCCGAGGAAGGCGGTCCGTCCATCCGCATGCCCTCTCGACTCAACAACGGCGTCGGTTTGTCGCAGTCGCAAGGGCTGGTCAGTCGCGAGGGCATGATCGGCGGCGGCCCACTCAACGACCGCAATGGCGCGGCCTGCCGCACGGTCGAAGACGTCGCCAAGGTGCTCGATGTCATAGCCGGCTACGATCCGGCGGACGACTTGACGGTGTATAGCATCGGCCGCATGCCCAAAACGGGCTATGCGAGTTTTGCCAAGGAGACCAGCCTCAAAGGGATCCGCATCGGCGTGCTGCGCGAATACATGGACAAGCGTCTGTTCACGCAGGCAGATCACGAAAGCATCGACATCGTCGAGCGCGCCATCGGCGATTTGCGCAAGCTCGGCGCGACGATTGTCGATCCCGGCGCCGAGGGCGAGCTGTTTCAAAAGTGCATCGACCAGCACGCACCGCGCAACCTGCATGCGCTGTTTATCCGCGCCAATCAGACTCTTTTCCCCGCTGAAACCGACCACATCGCCGTGTTGCGCGACATGTACATCGAGCCAAAGTCAGCGCCGTCGAAACCAACGATTCGAGACTTTAAGACCAGCGCGCAAAACCGCGGCGAAGCGAAGTACTACTTCAATCGCTATCTCAAGAAGCGCGGCGACGCGAACATCAAAGACTTGACCGATCTGATCAACAAGTCCCGCTACTATATAGACACTTTCGGCCGCGACACCCGTTTCCGCGACGTCAAGTCAGTTTTGCAGGAGGCCAACAAACCGACCACCTTGGACGTGCGCGATCGCGACGCCAATCGCGCTGCGATTCAGCAAACCGTGATGCAATGCATGGCATCGCTCAATCTTGACGCGGTCACCTATCCCACCGGCAACGTGCCCGCGGCGCTGATCAAAGCGCCGGTGGAGCCCGACGTCAACGGCCGCTCGCACCAGGCCTGGACCATGCTCGGCACCATGGGTTTTCCCGCGATCACAGTTCCGGCGGGATTCACCACCCATGTCTTCGATCGCGTGCGCGACGCTAGCACCCCTGGCGACACCCGCCTGGTCGGCCCGGTGCCGGCAAAACTTCCCGTCGGCATCGATTTTCTCGCCATGCCCTTTAGCGAACCGCTGCTGTTTCGCGTCGCTTCAGCCTACGAGCGGGCTACGCGCCATCGCATGTCACCGCCGGAGTTCGGTCCCTTGGAAGCAAGAAATGGAAGGCTCGTGAAGTCTTCGCAATGA
- the ettA gene encoding energy-dependent translational throttle protein EttA, with protein sequence MAEPNKIIYSMVGVGKNYDKRAVLKDIYLSYFYGAKIGVIGLNGSGKSSLLKIMAGVDKEFVGEAVLSPGYTVGYLEQEPLLDDARTVRQVVEEGAQETVDLLKEFEAINAKFAEEMSDDEMNKLLERQGEVQEKLDHLDAWDLDARLEMAMDALRCPPSDTSVKVLSGGERRRVALCRLLLKKPDILLLDEPTNHLDAESVAWLEQHLQSYAGTVIAVTHDRYFLDNVAGWILELDRGHGIPFKGNYSSWLEQKQERLRQEEKSESDRQKTLQRELEWIRMSPKARQAKGKARISAYESLLGNDADKRREDLEIPIPAGPRLGSVVIEADKVSKAYGDRLLVEGMTFKLPPGGIVGVIGPNGAGKTTLFRMVTGKGKPDSGSFRTGETVVLGYVDQSRTLDAQKNIWEEISGGTDQIKIGNRDVNSRAYVARFNFSGTDQQKKVGSLSGGERNRVHLAKMLKEGANVLLLDEPTNDLDVNTLRALEEALENFAGCAVVISHDRWFLDRIATHILAFEGDSKVVWFDGNYSEYEADRKARLGAAAEQPHRIKYRPLTRA encoded by the coding sequence ATGGCTGAACCCAACAAAATTATCTATTCGATGGTCGGCGTCGGCAAGAACTATGACAAGCGCGCCGTTCTGAAAGACATCTATCTGTCCTATTTCTACGGCGCCAAGATCGGCGTCATCGGTCTCAATGGCTCGGGGAAATCGTCATTGTTAAAAATCATGGCGGGCGTCGACAAGGAGTTTGTCGGCGAAGCGGTGCTCTCGCCCGGCTACACCGTCGGCTATTTGGAACAGGAACCGCTGCTCGACGACGCGCGCACGGTGCGCCAAGTGGTCGAAGAAGGCGCCCAGGAAACCGTCGATCTCTTGAAAGAGTTCGAGGCGATCAACGCCAAGTTCGCCGAAGAGATGTCCGACGACGAAATGAACAAGCTGCTCGAACGGCAGGGTGAAGTCCAGGAGAAGCTCGATCACCTCGACGCATGGGATTTAGACGCGCGCTTGGAAATGGCGATGGACGCCCTGCGCTGCCCGCCGTCCGACACCTCGGTGAAAGTTTTATCGGGCGGCGAGCGGCGCCGCGTCGCACTGTGCCGTCTGCTGCTAAAAAAACCCGATATTCTTCTACTCGACGAGCCGACCAACCACCTCGATGCCGAGTCGGTGGCCTGGCTCGAACAACACTTGCAAAGCTACGCTGGCACGGTCATCGCAGTGACCCACGACCGTTATTTTCTCGACAACGTCGCCGGCTGGATACTCGAACTGGACCGCGGCCACGGCATTCCGTTCAAGGGCAACTATTCCTCTTGGCTCGAACAAAAACAGGAACGCTTGCGCCAAGAAGAAAAATCCGAAAGCGACCGGCAGAAGACGCTACAACGCGAATTGGAATGGATTCGCATGTCGCCCAAAGCGCGCCAGGCCAAGGGCAAAGCGCGCATCTCGGCCTATGAATCGTTGTTGGGCAACGACGCTGACAAGCGCCGCGAAGATTTAGAAATTCCTATTCCAGCCGGCCCGCGCTTGGGCAGCGTGGTCATCGAAGCCGACAAAGTATCGAAGGCGTACGGCGATCGCTTACTCGTCGAGGGCATGACCTTTAAACTGCCGCCCGGTGGCATCGTCGGTGTCATCGGTCCCAACGGTGCGGGCAAAACGACGTTGTTTCGCATGGTCACCGGCAAGGGAAAGCCGGACAGTGGCTCCTTTCGCACCGGTGAAACGGTCGTCCTCGGTTACGTCGACCAAAGCCGCACGCTCGATGCACAAAAGAATATCTGGGAAGAAATCTCCGGCGGCACTGACCAGATCAAGATCGGCAACCGTGACGTTAACTCGCGCGCCTATGTGGCGCGCTTCAATTTTTCCGGCACCGACCAGCAGAAAAAAGTCGGCAGCCTGTCCGGCGGCGAGCGCAACCGGGTTCACTTGGCGAAGATGTTGAAAGAAGGCGCCAACGTTCTTTTGCTCGACGAGCCGACCAACGACCTGGACGTCAACACGCTGCGCGCGCTCGAAGAAGCATTGGAGAACTTCGCCGGCTGTGCCGTGGTGATCTCCCACGACCGATGGTTCCTCGATCGCATTGCTACTCACATTCTCGCCTTCGAAGGCGATAGTAAGGTCGTCTGGTTCGACGGCAACTATTCAGAGTACGAAGCCGATCGCAAAGCGCGCCTGGGTGCCGCGGCGGAACAACCGCATCGAATCAAATATCGGCCGCTGACGCGTGCTTGA
- a CDS encoding HD-GYP domain-containing protein — translation MIKKIKVERLKPGFFVHDFNCGWLNHPFFKNRMMLKSDKDIEKIVARGIHEVYIDTDAGLDLDDAPTQEEVDQAIDNELEALTPAIPSKPASVPLAERVDQSKTLIIESKFTTQCLLDGVKFGQPIDTAELASMIDNVTAQVLDDGNALVCLLRNKRRNEYSYLHSLSVAALCISFAQSMSFDAEQVRDLGMGGLLHDIGEVRTPSRILNKPGPLTDDEYGIMQQHVARGIEIVRQTGRLSAASASIIAQHHERLDGTGYPKGLRGDEIGLFGQVAAIADIYDALTSTRCYNVPLPPTGALRKIYEWSDTYLNRYLVEQFIAHIGVYPIGSLVRMRSGEVGVVLRHGEQSLLRPVVRIIFDRFNRRVNDASEVDLSLDAAGSDGYDIVHCESSERLKADPIRFLF, via the coding sequence ATGATCAAGAAAATCAAAGTCGAACGCCTCAAGCCAGGCTTCTTCGTCCACGACTTCAACTGCGGTTGGCTGAACCATCCGTTCTTCAAAAACCGCATGATGCTCAAGAGCGACAAAGATATCGAGAAGATCGTCGCTCGCGGCATCCACGAAGTTTATATCGACACGGACGCAGGCCTGGACCTCGATGATGCGCCGACCCAAGAAGAAGTCGACCAAGCCATCGACAATGAGCTCGAAGCGCTAACGCCTGCCATACCTTCGAAGCCTGCGAGCGTGCCCCTTGCCGAGCGCGTCGATCAATCGAAAACACTGATCATTGAGAGCAAGTTCACAACCCAATGCCTGCTCGACGGGGTGAAGTTCGGCCAACCCATCGATACCGCGGAACTTGCCTCAATGATCGACAACGTAACCGCACAGGTGTTGGATGACGGCAACGCGCTCGTTTGTCTGCTGCGCAACAAGCGGCGCAATGAGTATAGCTACCTGCATTCTTTGTCCGTCGCCGCGCTTTGCATCTCGTTTGCCCAGTCGATGAGCTTCGATGCCGAGCAGGTTCGCGACCTCGGCATGGGCGGCTTGCTCCATGACATTGGCGAAGTACGAACTCCCAGCCGCATCCTCAATAAGCCCGGGCCACTCACCGACGACGAATACGGGATCATGCAGCAACACGTCGCGCGCGGCATCGAAATCGTCAGGCAGACCGGCCGGCTGAGCGCAGCATCCGCCAGCATCATTGCTCAACATCACGAACGGCTGGACGGCACCGGCTATCCAAAAGGCCTGCGCGGCGACGAGATCGGTCTGTTCGGCCAAGTTGCGGCCATCGCCGATATCTATGACGCGCTCACCTCGACGCGCTGCTACAACGTGCCACTGCCCCCCACCGGAGCACTGCGCAAGATCTACGAGTGGAGCGACACCTATCTCAATCGCTACCTAGTGGAACAATTTATCGCCCACATCGGCGTCTATCCGATCGGGTCGCTGGTGCGCATGCGCAGCGGCGAAGTCGGCGTGGTGTTGCGCCACGGCGAACAGAGTCTGCTGCGGCCCGTGGTGCGCATTATCTTTGACCGTTTCAATCGCCGGGTAAACGACGCTTCGGAAGTTGATCTATCATTGGATGCCGCGGGCAGCGACGGATATGACATCGTCCACTGCGAATCGAGCGAACGGCTCAAAGCCGATCCCATACGGTTTCTGTTCTGA
- a CDS encoding tetratricopeptide repeat protein, with amino-acid sequence MNGNSYLLWDPSTLAWTGEFCKERRAPTTLFRPTRCYSEALGGILGMPIIGKLLLALSALILSGCTSLQSDQRIQEGRTALITGRPNDAVEVFRRVAADEPNYKTSYAIAESVWTYLGRAHYETGNYGAARDALDKALALDVNDSMARLYRGMTLTRTNERERGLAEMQASLKYIHRWLDEKPTDNPAGNFWDPGRQIRKLIETGLAGSPSAIELVVTAQRVGKLLEEEIDRDRRDRARASTRY; translated from the coding sequence ATGAATGGTAATTCTTACCTCTTGTGGGATCCCTCAACGCTAGCGTGGACGGGTGAATTCTGCAAGGAAAGAAGGGCGCCAACAACTTTGTTTCGCCCGACTCGATGCTATAGTGAAGCACTTGGGGGGATTCTAGGAATGCCGATCATAGGTAAATTGCTGTTGGCGCTAAGTGCCTTGATCTTGTCTGGCTGCACGAGTCTACAGAGCGACCAACGTATTCAGGAGGGCCGGACAGCCTTGATCACCGGCCGGCCCAACGACGCCGTCGAAGTCTTCCGCCGAGTGGCCGCGGATGAACCCAACTACAAAACTTCCTATGCGATTGCCGAAAGCGTTTGGACCTACCTCGGTCGAGCGCACTACGAAACCGGGAACTACGGTGCCGCGCGCGACGCCTTGGACAAAGCCCTTGCGCTGGATGTGAACGACTCGATGGCGCGGCTCTACCGCGGCATGACGCTCACGCGGACCAACGAACGTGAGCGCGGCCTGGCGGAAATGCAAGCATCTCTGAAATATATTCATCGATGGCTTGATGAAAAGCCGACGGACAATCCGGCGGGAAATTTCTGGGACCCCGGCCGGCAGATTCGTAAATTGATCGAAACCGGTCTTGCCGGCAGCCCAAGCGCCATCGAGTTGGTGGTCACCGCGCAGCGCGTTGGGAAACTGCTCGAAGAAGAGATCGATCGCGACCGGCGCGACCGCGCCCGGGCATCGACGCGATACTAG
- a CDS encoding enoyl-CoA hydratase/isomerase family protein — MEAVILEKVPGTGVAKIILNRPERRNAMNAQLVTDFMQALEEIRADPHINAVVTKGSGPVYSSGLDLYYLRAQSEGAPTDWDKFSPTAIMFEAVRNFPKVTIAQVHGYCLGGALALMNSHDLVIAANDAQIGMPEILRGSFGQMATSTLFHSGVPMKKAALIQLLGRNLSGAEADKLGLVSTAVEPGELESTTMKVAQEIASRNPGVLSCAKIAVQMGRNLSLPDAMRLDQLVASRQRLMVDPLGKVEEYLRSQKGGPNVAYKRSDSES, encoded by the coding sequence ATGGAAGCCGTCATCTTGGAAAAAGTTCCCGGAACCGGAGTTGCCAAAATTATCTTAAATCGGCCCGAGCGGCGCAACGCCATGAACGCCCAGTTGGTCACCGACTTCATGCAAGCGTTGGAAGAGATCCGCGCCGACCCGCACATCAATGCGGTCGTCACCAAAGGCAGCGGGCCGGTTTACAGCTCAGGACTGGATCTTTACTACCTGCGGGCGCAGAGCGAAGGGGCGCCGACGGATTGGGATAAGTTCAGTCCCACTGCGATCATGTTCGAGGCGGTGCGGAATTTCCCCAAGGTGACTATTGCCCAAGTGCACGGCTACTGTCTCGGCGGCGCCTTGGCCTTGATGAATTCGCATGACCTCGTCATCGCCGCCAACGACGCGCAAATCGGCATGCCGGAAATTCTGCGCGGCAGCTTCGGCCAGATGGCGACGAGCACGCTGTTTCATTCCGGCGTGCCGATGAAAAAGGCCGCGTTAATCCAACTGCTCGGCCGAAACCTCTCCGGCGCCGAGGCAGACAAGCTCGGGTTAGTTTCTACGGCCGTCGAACCTGGCGAACTCGAAAGCACCACGATGAAGGTCGCCCAAGAGATCGCCTCGCGCAATCCAGGAGTCTTGTCATGCGCTAAAATCGCCGTGCAGATGGGACGCAATCTCTCGCTGCCCGACGCCATGCGTCTCGATCAGCTCGTCGCATCCCGGCAGCGCTTGATGGTCGACCCCCTCGGCAAGGTCGAAGAATATCTCCGGTCGCAAAAAGGCGGTCCCAACGTCGCCTACAAGCGCTCCGATTCGGAGTCGTGA
- a CDS encoding CoA-binding protein has translation MTWQDKLLTTNEQVRDLILQTKRIAVLGIKTDAQADQPSVYVPAYMQKAGFEIVPVPVYYPDATVILGEKIYRRLADIPGDIDMVDVFRRPSDITGHLEDILARKPQSVWFQSGIRNDKAAEIFAQAGIKVVQDR, from the coding sequence ATGACCTGGCAAGACAAGCTACTGACCACCAACGAACAGGTTCGCGACCTGATTTTACAGACCAAGCGCATCGCCGTGCTCGGCATCAAGACCGACGCGCAGGCTGACCAGCCTTCGGTCTACGTGCCTGCCTATATGCAGAAGGCTGGTTTCGAGATCGTGCCGGTGCCAGTGTATTATCCTGACGCAACGGTGATCCTTGGCGAAAAAATTTATCGCAGGCTTGCGGATATCCCCGGCGATATCGACATGGTGGATGTCTTTCGCCGGCCCAGCGATATCACCGGCCACCTGGAAGACATTCTCGCCAGGAAACCCCAGTCAGTCTGGTTTCAATCCGGCATCCGCAATGACAAAGCGGCGGAGATCTTCGCTCAGGCCGGCATCAAAGTCGTGCAGGACCGTTGA
- a CDS encoding methyltransferase domain-containing protein, which translates to MRLLQRLYFVAMLVLSCPTLSLAQDTIPFVPSPMYVVEKMLELAEVKKGDVLYDMGSGDGRIVIEAAKRYGVKGVGIDLNPELVAKARENAANEGVTHLVEFRAQDGLTVDISEATVVTLYMFKWFNNQLRPKLQRLKTGARVVAHDFDIDEWKPTKVEYIRAADSNAEDYSEGRTLYLWKVGMEKTAEAK; encoded by the coding sequence GTGAGACTACTGCAAAGACTTTACTTCGTTGCTATGTTGGTATTGTCTTGCCCCACTTTATCCCTCGCCCAGGACACTATCCCTTTCGTGCCGTCGCCGATGTACGTCGTCGAAAAGATGCTGGAGTTGGCCGAAGTAAAAAAGGGCGATGTGCTCTATGACATGGGCAGCGGCGACGGACGCATCGTGATCGAAGCGGCGAAGCGCTACGGCGTCAAAGGCGTCGGCATTGACTTAAACCCCGAGCTGGTCGCCAAGGCCCGCGAGAACGCCGCCAACGAAGGCGTCACCCATCTTGTCGAGTTCCGCGCTCAGGACGGCCTCACTGTCGATATTTCCGAGGCGACGGTGGTGACGCTATACATGTTCAAATGGTTCAACAATCAGCTACGTCCCAAACTGCAAAGACTTAAAACCGGCGCCCGCGTAGTGGCCCACGACTTCGACATCGACGAATGGAAGCCAACCAAGGTCGAATACATCCGCGCTGCCGATAGCAACGCCGAGGACTATTCCGAGGGCCGCACGCTCTATCTGTGGAAGGTCGGCATGGAGAAGACGGCAGAGGCGAAATAG
- a CDS encoding alpha/beta hydrolase — protein sequence MTAYNPSAKFAIKTWDVEFRRAPKRMLMARVYQPQDSGPFPALLDLHGGAWNNQDRTANAMMDEALAQSGILVVAIDLTRATEAPYPASVQDANYGVRWLKAKANEWNGDAATVGALGSSSGGHEVQLVALRPRDPRYCAHVLAEAPNLDATVKYVATRSPVSDPYARFLNAEKLERTEMVQNSKNYFNPWEAIHEGNPQEILDRKESVTLPPLLIMQGELDDNVRPAVQEKFANAYRAAGGPCQYELFPGCEHLWIREPGPMTTRAHEMVKTFIAKQLGGAR from the coding sequence ATGACCGCGTACAATCCTTCGGCAAAGTTCGCCATCAAAACTTGGGACGTTGAGTTCCGCCGCGCGCCTAAACGAATGCTGATGGCGCGCGTCTATCAGCCGCAGGACAGCGGGCCGTTCCCGGCGCTGCTCGATCTGCACGGCGGTGCGTGGAACAATCAAGATCGCACGGCCAACGCGATGATGGACGAAGCCTTGGCGCAAAGCGGAATTTTAGTGGTCGCCATCGATCTGACGCGCGCCACCGAGGCGCCCTACCCTGCTTCGGTGCAAGATGCCAACTACGGTGTGCGCTGGCTTAAGGCCAAGGCCAACGAATGGAACGGCGATGCGGCGACAGTGGGTGCGCTCGGCAGTTCCAGCGGTGGCCACGAAGTTCAATTGGTCGCTCTACGGCCGCGCGACCCGCGCTACTGCGCTCATGTGTTGGCCGAAGCGCCCAACCTCGACGCAACGGTCAAATACGTGGCGACGCGCTCGCCGGTGAGCGACCCCTACGCGCGTTTTTTGAATGCTGAGAAGCTTGAGCGCACCGAGATGGTCCAAAACAGCAAGAACTATTTCAATCCGTGGGAAGCCATCCACGAAGGCAACCCCCAGGAAATCCTCGACCGCAAAGAATCGGTCACGCTGCCGCCGCTCTTGATCATGCAGGGCGAGTTGGACGACAACGTGCGGCCCGCGGTGCAAGAAAAATTCGCCAACGCGTACCGCGCCGCCGGCGGCCCCTGTCAGTACGAGCTGTTTCCTGGCTGCGAACATTTGTGGATACGCGAGCCAGGCCCCATGACCACTCGCGCCCACGAAATGGTTAAGACATTTATTGCCAAGCAGCTGGGTGGGGCGCGCTAA
- a CDS encoding dienelactone hydrolase family protein yields the protein MSASWENIKFDNANMRAYVGVPEISGRSSAIVVVQGQTGVQDFQEFCRLAASEGIVAAAPDLYHRDPPDCKDDPPTRRMRLTDATVIADVNATVNYLKSHSAVAANRIGIIGFCMGGRAVYLMSAVNRDIKAGVMYYGGDTFSPWGAGPSPFERSKDIHCPIMGHFGEDDKNPSPQDMRKLDAELTRLGKVHEFFSYPNAAHAFANFGSPAYREHAATASWPRTFRFFRKQLHA from the coding sequence ATGAGCGCGAGCTGGGAAAACATTAAATTCGACAACGCCAACATGCGCGCCTATGTTGGGGTGCCAGAAATTTCCGGCCGCAGTTCGGCTATTGTCGTCGTACAAGGCCAGACCGGCGTACAGGACTTTCAGGAGTTCTGTCGCTTAGCGGCGAGTGAAGGCATTGTCGCGGCGGCGCCGGATCTCTATCATCGCGATCCGCCGGATTGCAAAGACGACCCACCGACGCGGCGCATGCGGCTCACCGACGCGACGGTGATCGCTGACGTCAACGCGACGGTGAATTATCTCAAGTCACACAGCGCCGTTGCGGCGAACCGCATCGGCATCATCGGTTTCTGCATGGGTGGCCGTGCGGTCTATCTCATGTCAGCGGTGAACCGGGACATCAAAGCCGGGGTGATGTATTACGGCGGCGATACGTTTTCGCCTTGGGGCGCCGGCCCGTCCCCGTTCGAGCGCAGTAAAGATATTCACTGCCCGATCATGGGCCACTTCGGCGAGGACGATAAGAATCCCTCGCCGCAAGACATGCGCAAGCTCGACGCCGAGCTGACGCGTCTCGGCAAAGTGCATGAGTTCTTTTCCTATCCCAATGCGGCGCACGCCTTCGCCAATTTCGGCTCGCCGGCGTACCGCGAGCACGCGGCGACGGCGTCATGGCCGCGGACGTTTCGGTTTTTTAGAAAACAGCTGCACGCATAG